One Nitrospirota bacterium genomic window, CGCCCACCCGTTCGAACAGGAACCGGTCTAGGGCCTCGGCGGTGCTGACCGCGCGACCGGCCAAGGCCGTCCCCCAGTCACGCACCAGCGCGGCCCGGACTGCGGCCAGCACATAGAGCCCCAACGCGACCCCGACGGTAAAGCAGACGAGGAGGATCACGGGGAGGGTCACGCCAGACCACCGATGACGGTCCCGGGGAAGAGTGGGGGCGAGACCTCCTATGCGTGTATCGACGGAGCGGAGGATCATCAATGTGGCCGTACCTTCTCGCACATCGCTCAAACCTCTGTCAACACGAGGCAGGCCAGTGTCCCGCTCGGATCCACCAACGCACACCAACGGGACACAATGGAGCGAACCAGGCGATGGGACGTGGTCACGCCAGCCTCGTCACCGAGTCCCTTGCCCGCGTAGCGTCTCCATCCCCACCGCGGGGACCGGGCGTCGCGCCCGCGCGTGACCGTCAGGGGAAGCGTTCCGTGCCAGGACACGTCGCCGCTCCACTGGACAGACCAGGCGGAAGCGGCTGGCCCTTCAAGACGCGTTGGACGACGTCCTGTAGCGTCGCGAGGCGAACCGGCTTGTTAAGGAACGCCGTGACCCCATACCGGGCCGCACTAGTTCTGGTCGTCCAATCGCTGCAGGCGGTCACCAAGAGGATCGGCCGGTGTGGGATCATCGTGCAAAGCCATTCCAAGTACGCGAAACTCCCGCCGAGCATCTTCAAATCCGTGATAATCAGGGCCGGCGGCGATTCCCGCACCACCGCAAGGCCTCGTCCCCGCTGTGGGCTTCGAGGAACCGGCTGGCGAGCCCCTTGAGCGCGTCGCCGATTACCTGTCGCATGGCCGGATCATCGTCCGCCACGAGCACCACGGGGTTGTCTGCTTGCACCATCTCCTCTCCCTGTCCTGGATGCGCGAGGCTCGTCGAGATAGGTGATTGTAAAGCATCTGGCACCAGAATTAGGCTGGTGCCATGCGCGTTCGAGCCTTTGAAGCCCTGATTCGGAGCGAGGCCGCGGCCCTCCGAGTCCTGCGGCGGAAGCGGTACAAAAACGGGCGGCTCATTTGTCACGCGTGTGCGAGCCGCACCGTCTATCGGTTGAGCCGTGGACGCATTCGGTGTGGACGCTGCCGCTACACCTTCGGCATCTTGACCGGGACCTGGGTCGGACAGGCG contains:
- a CDS encoding response regulator, which encodes MLGGSFAYLEWLCTMIPHRPILLVTACSDWTTRTSAARYGVTAFLNKPVRLATLQDVVQRVLKGQPLPPGLSSGAATCPGTERFP